From a region of the Epinephelus fuscoguttatus linkage group LG21, E.fuscoguttatus.final_Chr_v1 genome:
- the hnf4g gene encoding hepatocyte nuclear factor 4-gamma isoform X1 translates to MKYPSAPQSKSLLDMEVANYCEGLDPSYSTLGFENADVFCGGDSMPTEPSLQVGADGVSSNCAICGDKATGKHYGASSCDGCKGFFRRSIRKSHVYTCRFSRQCIVDKDKRNQCRFCRLNKCFRAGMKKEAVQNERDRISSRRNIPDTQDLPPITILAQAESLSQQITAPVGIPDISEQKSATVGDVCDSMRQQLLVLVEWAKYIPAFGELPLDDQVSLLRAHAGEHLLLGVAKRSMPFKDFLLLGNGCVIHRNSPEQEIYKVANRVLDELVQPFQDIQIDENEYAALKAIVFFDPDAKSLRDPSKIKAIRLQVQMSLEDYINDRQYDSRGRFGELLLLLPTLQSITWQMIEQLQFIKLCGLAKIDNLLHEMLLGGFTSEQTHLHHPAHTQLAQDPLTGHTLVISTMPVTHTAQIASPDTPIPSPPQGPAPEKYKHFPQPLCPPASPTPSTQADL, encoded by the exons ATGAAGTATCCCTCTGCTCCTCAGAGTAAGTCTCTGTTAGACATGGAGGTAGCAAACTATTGTGAAGGCCTGGATCCCTCATACAGCACGCTGGGCTTTGAGAATGCAGATGTGTTCTGTGGAGGAG ACAGCATGCCGACAGAGCCGAGCCTGCAAGTCGGTGCAGACGGGGTCAGCAGTAACTGTGCCATCTGCGGAGACAAAGCCACCGGGAAACACTACGGAGCCTCCAGCTGTGACGGCTGCAAGGGCTTCTTCAGACGCTCCATACGCAAGAGTCATGTCTACACCTGCAG GTTCAGCAGACAGTGCATTGTGGATAAAGATAAGAGGAACCAGTGTCGGTTCTGCAGACTTAACAAATGCTTCAGGGCTGGCATGAAGAAAGAAG CCGTACAGAACGAGAGAGATCGGATCAGCTCCCGAAGAAATATCCCTGACACCCAAGACTTGCCACCCATAACTATTTTGGCCCAAGCTGAATCCCTGTCCCAACAG ATCACCGCTCCAGTTGGAATACCAGACATATCGGAGCAGAAGTCCGCCACTGTCGGAGATGTGTGTGACTCTATGAGACAGCAGTTATTGGTGTTGGTGGAATGGGCCAAGTACATTCCTGCATTTGGAGAACTGCCACTGGACGACCAG gtgaGTTTGCTCAGGGCTCATGCAGGTGAACACCTTTTGCTCGGGGTCGCCAAAAGGTCAATGCCATTCAAGGACTTCCTGCTCTTAG GTAACGGCTGTGTGATCCACAGGAACAGTCCTGAGCAGGAGATATATAAGGTAGCCAACCGAGTGCTGGATGAGCTGGTCCAGCCCTTCCAGGATATTCAAATAGACGAAAACGAATATGCAGCACTCAAGGCAATCGTCTTCTTTGACCCAG ATGCAAAGTCTTTGCGGGACCCGTCGAAGATCAAGGCCATTCGACTACAG GTCCAGATGAGTCTGGAAGACTACATTAATGACCGTCAGTATGACTCCAGGGGTCGTTTCGGAGAGCTCCTACTCCTGCTGCCCACCCTGCAGAGCATCACCTGGCAGATGATCGAACAGCTCCAGTTCATTAAGCTCTGTGGCCTGGCCAAGATAGACAACCTGCTGCATGAGATGCTGCTGGGAG GTTTTACATCAGAGCAGACACACCTGCACCACCCAGCACACACCCAGCTGGCCCAGGACCCTTTGACAGGACACACGCTCGTCATCAGCACCATGCCTGTCACTCATACTGCACAGATAG CCTCTCCAGACACTCCCATCCCATCGCCCCCTCAGGGTCCTGCCCCGGAGAAGTACAAACACTTTCCCCAGCCTCTTTGTCCTCCAGCCAGCCCCACGCCCTCCACACAGGCCGATCTCTGA
- the hnf4g gene encoding hepatocyte nuclear factor 4-gamma isoform X2 has translation MHIPHGNRNTDSMPTEPSLQVGADGVSSNCAICGDKATGKHYGASSCDGCKGFFRRSIRKSHVYTCRFSRQCIVDKDKRNQCRFCRLNKCFRAGMKKEAVQNERDRISSRRNIPDTQDLPPITILAQAESLSQQITAPVGIPDISEQKSATVGDVCDSMRQQLLVLVEWAKYIPAFGELPLDDQVSLLRAHAGEHLLLGVAKRSMPFKDFLLLGNGCVIHRNSPEQEIYKVANRVLDELVQPFQDIQIDENEYAALKAIVFFDPDAKSLRDPSKIKAIRLQVQMSLEDYINDRQYDSRGRFGELLLLLPTLQSITWQMIEQLQFIKLCGLAKIDNLLHEMLLGGFTSEQTHLHHPAHTQLAQDPLTGHTLVISTMPVTHTAQIASPDTPIPSPPQGPAPEKYKHFPQPLCPPASPTPSTQADL, from the exons ACAGCATGCCGACAGAGCCGAGCCTGCAAGTCGGTGCAGACGGGGTCAGCAGTAACTGTGCCATCTGCGGAGACAAAGCCACCGGGAAACACTACGGAGCCTCCAGCTGTGACGGCTGCAAGGGCTTCTTCAGACGCTCCATACGCAAGAGTCATGTCTACACCTGCAG GTTCAGCAGACAGTGCATTGTGGATAAAGATAAGAGGAACCAGTGTCGGTTCTGCAGACTTAACAAATGCTTCAGGGCTGGCATGAAGAAAGAAG CCGTACAGAACGAGAGAGATCGGATCAGCTCCCGAAGAAATATCCCTGACACCCAAGACTTGCCACCCATAACTATTTTGGCCCAAGCTGAATCCCTGTCCCAACAG ATCACCGCTCCAGTTGGAATACCAGACATATCGGAGCAGAAGTCCGCCACTGTCGGAGATGTGTGTGACTCTATGAGACAGCAGTTATTGGTGTTGGTGGAATGGGCCAAGTACATTCCTGCATTTGGAGAACTGCCACTGGACGACCAG gtgaGTTTGCTCAGGGCTCATGCAGGTGAACACCTTTTGCTCGGGGTCGCCAAAAGGTCAATGCCATTCAAGGACTTCCTGCTCTTAG GTAACGGCTGTGTGATCCACAGGAACAGTCCTGAGCAGGAGATATATAAGGTAGCCAACCGAGTGCTGGATGAGCTGGTCCAGCCCTTCCAGGATATTCAAATAGACGAAAACGAATATGCAGCACTCAAGGCAATCGTCTTCTTTGACCCAG ATGCAAAGTCTTTGCGGGACCCGTCGAAGATCAAGGCCATTCGACTACAG GTCCAGATGAGTCTGGAAGACTACATTAATGACCGTCAGTATGACTCCAGGGGTCGTTTCGGAGAGCTCCTACTCCTGCTGCCCACCCTGCAGAGCATCACCTGGCAGATGATCGAACAGCTCCAGTTCATTAAGCTCTGTGGCCTGGCCAAGATAGACAACCTGCTGCATGAGATGCTGCTGGGAG GTTTTACATCAGAGCAGACACACCTGCACCACCCAGCACACACCCAGCTGGCCCAGGACCCTTTGACAGGACACACGCTCGTCATCAGCACCATGCCTGTCACTCATACTGCACAGATAG CCTCTCCAGACACTCCCATCCCATCGCCCCCTCAGGGTCCTGCCCCGGAGAAGTACAAACACTTTCCCCAGCCTCTTTGTCCTCCAGCCAGCCCCACGCCCTCCACACAGGCCGATCTCTGA